The following are from one region of the Luteibaculum oceani genome:
- a CDS encoding DUF481 domain-containing protein, translated as MKKILVVGLLLSLGWTELHAQILHTESFNVILDTAERVKGNFTPNFNFKNLKKDLFEFENTSDISVKIGKDAFTIANRVNLSKFGEETIQSGGFIYAEYRRSTSKRWLIEPYLQYHWAEIRGLDRKFAVGSNVRYRFYQTNKLGIFGGIGPFYEFERWNYEGVLEENRPMIIDPIENQNFRLGAYVSYKQELFSTIFIDFSFYYQNHIDSWFSDPRIGTSTRLSYQLTEYVDLALLYQSIYDPNPVVPIDKIFRDINFGISVSF; from the coding sequence ATGAAAAAGATTCTGGTAGTAGGACTACTTTTATCTTTAGGCTGGACAGAACTTCATGCCCAAATCCTACACACTGAAAGTTTTAATGTTATACTCGATACTGCCGAGCGGGTAAAGGGAAATTTCACTCCCAATTTTAATTTTAAAAACCTCAAAAAGGATCTTTTCGAATTTGAAAACACCTCAGATATATCTGTAAAAATTGGAAAGGACGCATTTACAATTGCCAACCGTGTAAACCTTTCAAAATTTGGTGAAGAAACCATTCAAAGTGGTGGATTTATTTATGCCGAATACCGTAGAAGTACATCGAAAAGATGGCTAATAGAACCATACCTACAATACCACTGGGCAGAAATAAGAGGCTTAGATAGAAAGTTTGCAGTAGGTTCCAATGTTAGATACAGATTCTATCAAACCAATAAACTGGGGATATTCGGGGGTATTGGCCCGTTTTATGAATTTGAGAGATGGAATTACGAAGGGGTTTTGGAAGAAAATCGACCTATGATAATCGACCCTATCGAAAATCAAAATTTTCGCCTTGGAGCCTATGTATCCTACAAACAAGAGTTATTCTCCACCATATTCATCGACTTTAGTTTTTACTATCAAAACCACATAGATTCTTGGTTCAGCGATCCTAGAATTGGCACAAGTACACGACTTAGTTACCAATTAACGGAGTATGTTGATTTAGCCTTGCTTTATCAGAGCATTTACGACCCAAACCCCGTGGTTCCTATCGACAAAATATTTCGAGATATAAATTTCGGAATCTCAGTTAGTTTCTAA